A stretch of Prosthecochloris marina DNA encodes these proteins:
- a CDS encoding 2-oxoacid:acceptor oxidoreductase subunit alpha gives MHHFKNDISIVFGGAAGQGVQTIAEALVRVLKRNGYYVFACTEFMSRIRGGSNSTEVRVTARKRRAYVSKIDFLVALNADAIDHLKDRISETTLVFAEKEHIEGKDIAGFIDTPIAEFAEKAGSRIFSSTVAVGVVLGLLGTPIDAFSVYLSEQFASKGEDIVSKNIAAAKLGYNFGKETAAEKQIEVKIDAAEDPPDELLIDGNTAVGIGTVAAGCSFISSYPMSPGTGLLTFLAHKADDFNIVVDQAEDEIAAINAALGASYAGARSIVSTSGGGFALMEEGISLAGVTEVPVVVHLGQRPGPATGLPTRTEQADLNLVLYAGHGEFSRVILAPGTFAQAIELMQRAFHFAEKYQTTVFVLTDQFFLDSIASMSESDIVRLPLKRYIVRTDEKYSRYSLTDDGLSPRGVPGHGDGIVKVDSHEHDESGHLTENFDLRRKMMEKRLKRLEALGEEALMPERFGAAEAKNVIVSWGSNRGVLEEALDNLQRKDLAGLHFSQLFPLNVAVKKQLEGKNIIVLENNATGQFADLLTRELAIPVSKRILKVTGEPFSVEEVVEALQEV, from the coding sequence ATGCATCACTTTAAAAATGATATCTCTATTGTATTCGGCGGGGCCGCAGGGCAGGGTGTCCAGACAATTGCTGAAGCGCTCGTGAGGGTGCTGAAAAGAAACGGGTATTATGTGTTTGCCTGTACTGAATTCATGTCCCGTATCAGGGGTGGCAGCAATTCCACGGAAGTGAGGGTTACAGCCCGAAAACGCAGAGCGTATGTGAGTAAAATAGATTTTCTGGTTGCGCTCAATGCAGATGCCATCGATCATCTAAAAGACCGCATCAGTGAAACGACTCTTGTTTTTGCGGAGAAAGAGCATATCGAGGGTAAAGATATTGCCGGTTTTATCGATACACCAATTGCCGAATTCGCAGAAAAAGCAGGAAGCAGGATTTTTTCGAGCACCGTTGCGGTCGGGGTGGTGCTTGGTCTGCTTGGGACTCCCATCGATGCTTTTTCAGTGTACCTTTCCGAGCAGTTTGCCTCCAAAGGAGAGGATATTGTTTCAAAGAATATTGCAGCAGCAAAACTTGGATACAATTTCGGTAAGGAGACAGCGGCTGAAAAACAGATCGAGGTAAAGATCGATGCGGCTGAAGATCCGCCTGATGAATTACTGATCGACGGAAATACTGCGGTAGGGATTGGAACGGTTGCTGCGGGGTGCAGTTTTATTTCTTCCTATCCCATGTCCCCGGGAACCGGCCTTTTGACGTTTCTTGCCCATAAAGCCGATGACTTCAATATTGTGGTTGATCAGGCAGAGGATGAGATTGCCGCTATCAATGCCGCACTTGGGGCGTCTTATGCAGGAGCTCGATCGATCGTTTCAACTTCAGGTGGTGGCTTTGCTCTTATGGAAGAAGGGATAAGCCTTGCCGGTGTTACTGAAGTGCCTGTCGTGGTTCATCTTGGCCAGCGGCCCGGTCCTGCGACCGGGCTACCGACTCGCACCGAACAGGCTGATCTCAATCTGGTTTTGTATGCTGGTCATGGGGAGTTTTCCCGGGTCATCCTTGCTCCTGGTACGTTTGCCCAGGCAATTGAACTGATGCAGAGGGCATTTCATTTTGCCGAAAAATACCAGACAACTGTTTTTGTTCTGACCGATCAATTTTTTCTCGACTCTATCGCCTCGATGAGTGAGTCCGATATTGTCAGGCTGCCGTTGAAGCGTTACATCGTCAGAACCGATGAAAAGTACAGTAGATATTCTTTGACGGACGATGGTCTCTCACCCAGGGGAGTGCCCGGCCATGGCGATGGCATTGTTAAAGTCGACTCACATGAACATGATGAAAGCGGTCATCTGACAGAAAACTTCGATTTGCGCCGAAAAATGATGGAAAAAAGACTGAAGCGTCTCGAGGCGCTCGGCGAAGAGGCGCTGATGCCGGAGCGGTTCGGGGCTGCAGAAGCGAAAAACGTCATAGTTTCCTGGGGCTCGAACAGGGGTGTGCTTGAAGAAGCGCTCGATAACCTTCAGCGGAAAGATCTTGCCGGTTTACACTTTTCACAGCTTTTTCCATTGAACGTGGCGGTAAAAAA